The Euwallacea similis isolate ESF13 chromosome 7, ESF131.1, whole genome shotgun sequence genome has a window encoding:
- the LOC136410104 gene encoding tigger transposable element-derived protein 6-like: MNVLLGHNQHGEHTLNMNVRVTVGRQQFYGEILIAKKIIIIAPNNQDHRSTTLREADLNGMIEVGLRSLKLNVRTGHDIILHFSNQRKRNVMRKKIRAAIGYGIVQKKICDESADVDEAHCNTWIQETLPALLAPYDEKDVFNADETGLFFKCLPDKTLSFKNEKCYEGKLSKERVTCLLAANMTGIEKLKIVLIGKSAKPRCFRGVTSLPLTYKSNKKAWMPADLFESWLLELDKYFLRQNRKVLLIIDNCPAHPQLNHKLRVIKLTFFPPNMTSKLQPLDQGIINCFKLHYRQRILKTILDSFESHCSILKIDFLDCINIVANVWNVDVTQTTIHNCFRKAGFGIHNFYDQEDEIPLAQVRKKIIQEQQMTSNIEDMFNRCVELCNVDHPTSMDEFVNVDDNLITSKIATDEKIVASISNQDEHQEIFDESDTDDIPRKKPSLHEMSNAFETLQLFFNMNENTTDDIFVLLDKLKKFYELDCEKNAVHQKLITDYFKK; this comes from the exons ATGAATGTTTTGTTGGGCCACAATCAACATGGAGAACA TACTTTAAACATGAACGTGCGGGTTACTGTGGGCCGTCAACAATTTTACGGAGAAATacttattgcaaaaaaaattattataatagcGCCAAATAATCAAGATCATAGATCAACCACTTTACGAGAAGCCGACCTCAATGGTATGATTGAGGTCGGCTTAAGAAGTCTTAAGTTAAATGTGCGAACAGGACATGAtataatattacatttttcaaaccagAGAAAACGAAAtgttatgagaaaaaaaattagagctGCCATAGG atatgGTATAGTGCAGAAAAAGATTTGCGATGAAAGTGCAGATGTTGATGAAGCGCATTGTAATACCTGGATCCAAGAAACTTTGCCAGCTCTTTTAGCTCCATATGATGAGAAAGACGTCTTTAACGCAGACGAAactggattattttttaaatgcttacCAGATAAAACGTTGTCCttcaaaaacgaaaagtgTTATGAGGGCAAACTAAGTAAGGAAAGGGTTACCTGTTTGCTAGCCGCAAATATGACTGGtattgagaaattaaaaattgtattaatagGGAAAAGTGCCAAACCACGATGTTTTCGAGGTGTAACAAGCTTACCACTTACctataaaagtaataaaaaagcaTGGATGCCTGCCGATCTGTTCGAATCGTGGCTTTTGGAATtggacaaatattttttacgtcAAAACCGAAAAGTTTTACTTATTATTGATAACTGTCCGGCGCATCCTCAGCTAAATCACAAATTAAGAGTCATCAAGTTAACTTTCTTTCCACCGAACATGACTTCCAAATTACAGCCTCTCGATCAAGGCATCATAAATTGTTTCAAGCTCCATTATAGACAGaggattttgaaaacaattttggaCAGTTTCGAAAGTCATTGTTCCATTCTTAAGATTGATTTTCTCGATTGCATTAATATTGTGGCCAACGTGTGGAATGTGGATGTCACCCAGACAACAATTCACAATTGTTTTAGAAAAGCTGGTTTTGGCATTCACAACTTTTATGACCAAGAGGATGAAATTCCATTAGCacaagtaaggaaaaaaataatccaggAACAACAAATGACTTCGAATATTGAAGATATGTTTAATAGATGTGTAGAATTATGCAACGTAGATCACCCGACATCCATGGATGAGTTTGTAAATGTTGATGATAATCTTATTACCAGCAAGATTGCTACagatgaaaaaattgttgctaGTATTAGCAACCAGGATGAGCATCAAGAAATATTCGATGAAAGCGACACTGATGATATTCCCAGGAAAAAACCTTCCCTTCACGAAATGTCAAATGCATTTGAAACactccaacttttttttaacatgaacGAAAACACAACAGATGATATATTTGTTTTACTTGataaactaaagaaattttatgagtTAGACTGTGAGAAGAACGCAGTACACCAAAAGTTAATAACAGATTACTTTAAAAAGTGA